From a single Prosthecobacter sp. genomic region:
- a CDS encoding DUF4339 domain-containing protein, which produces MNWYYNNAGAAEGPMDDHAMAELVRAKKLAMDSLVWHAGLDAWQTVAQLSPSWWAGKAATVAEKKPAKGKSDSSIRRLAGPNAPTAEAAEGKAGGGFLKRLFGFGKKKD; this is translated from the coding sequence ATGAACTGGTACTACAACAACGCTGGTGCTGCCGAGGGACCGATGGATGACCACGCCATGGCCGAACTGGTTCGTGCGAAGAAGCTGGCCATGGACTCGCTCGTCTGGCATGCCGGACTCGATGCCTGGCAGACGGTGGCCCAGCTTTCACCCTCCTGGTGGGCCGGGAAGGCCGCCACAGTCGCTGAAAAGAAACCGGCGAAGGGAAAGTCGGATTCAAGCATCCGCCGTTTGGCCGGACCGAATGCGCCGACCGCCGAAGCCGCCGAGGGAAAAGCGGGTGGTGGCTTTCTCAAGCGCCTCTTTGGCTTTGGCAAAAAGAAGGACTGA
- a CDS encoding mandelate racemase/muconate lactonizing enzyme family protein, which produces MPSTKPTDVRVTAAEVFFLPVTMRVPLKFGPETVTSAVCLRVHVTVADRSGKTAQGWGETPLSVSWVWPSSLGVAVRAQRMQDFSTLLAERLVASGLTGHPMEIGQDFMHGTLAAALREANAQAGGDAMPYLGSLVAFSAFDIAVHDAYGVLHNRDIYTTYNAEFMNRDLSAFITPEDGSGIDFNGRYPQDYLVMNAPKQLPVWHLVGGVDALEAADLNGTEPKDAHPLLLADWIKRDGLKCLKVKLRGTDAAWDFERMQRVGRIGLAGGVTWFSADFNCTVKEPAYVNAILDRLLAEEPEIFARTLYVEQPFPYDLEAHQIDVRSVSARKPLFLDESAHDWEFVRLGRRLGWSGVALKTCKTQTGALLSLCWAKAHGMPLMVQDLTNPMLAMIPHVRLAAHAGTIQGVECNAMQFYPDASLPEQEIHPGLFQRRNGIVDLSTLGGPGFGYRADEVKRVLTAVPQS; this is translated from the coding sequence ATGCCCTCAACCAAACCCACCGATGTCCGTGTCACCGCCGCCGAAGTTTTTTTTCTGCCCGTGACGATGCGGGTGCCGCTCAAGTTCGGCCCGGAAACCGTGACCAGCGCCGTTTGTTTGCGTGTGCATGTGACGGTGGCCGATCGTAGCGGCAAAACCGCACAAGGCTGGGGCGAGACGCCGCTCAGTGTCTCATGGGTCTGGCCCAGCAGCCTCGGCGTGGCCGTGCGCGCACAGCGCATGCAGGATTTTTCCACGCTGCTGGCGGAGCGCCTCGTCGCGAGCGGACTGACCGGCCATCCCATGGAGATCGGCCAGGATTTCATGCACGGCACGCTCGCCGCGGCGCTGCGTGAGGCGAATGCGCAGGCCGGTGGAGATGCCATGCCGTATCTCGGCTCTCTTGTGGCCTTCAGCGCCTTCGACATCGCGGTTCATGATGCCTACGGCGTGCTGCACAACCGCGACATCTATACGACTTACAACGCGGAGTTCATGAACCGCGATCTCTCCGCCTTCATCACGCCGGAAGATGGCAGCGGCATTGATTTCAATGGCCGTTATCCACAGGATTATTTGGTGATGAACGCACCAAAGCAGCTTCCCGTCTGGCATCTCGTCGGCGGTGTGGACGCGCTCGAAGCCGCTGATCTGAACGGCACGGAGCCGAAGGATGCGCATCCGCTGCTGCTCGCCGACTGGATCAAGCGTGACGGCCTGAAGTGCCTCAAGGTCAAACTGCGCGGCACTGATGCCGCGTGGGATTTTGAGCGCATGCAGCGAGTGGGCCGCATTGGCCTCGCCGGTGGTGTGACGTGGTTCAGCGCCGACTTCAACTGCACCGTGAAGGAGCCGGCCTATGTGAATGCCATCCTTGACCGTTTGCTGGCCGAGGAACCGGAAATCTTTGCACGCACCCTTTATGTGGAGCAGCCTTTCCCATACGATCTTGAAGCGCATCAGATCGACGTGCGCAGTGTTTCGGCTCGCAAGCCGCTGTTCCTCGATGAAAGCGCCCACGACTGGGAATTCGTCCGCCTCGGCCGCCGTCTTGGCTGGTCCGGCGTGGCTTTGAAAACCTGCAAAACGCAAACCGGCGCGCTGCTGAGCCTCTGCTGGGCCAAGGCGCACGGCATGCCGCTCATGGTGCAGGATTTGACGAACCCGATGCTTGCCATGATCCCGCACGTCCGTCTCGCCGCCCATGCTGGCACGATCCAGGGCGTGGAATGCAACGCGATGCAGTTCTATCCCGATGCATCATTGCCCGAGCAGGAAATTCATCCGGGTTTGTTCCAACGTCGCAATGGCATCGTGGATCTGAGCACGCTCGGCGGCCCTGGCTTCGGCTATCGCGCTGATGAGGTGAAGCGCGTGCTCACTGCAGTTCCTCAATCGTGA
- a CDS encoding amidohydrolase family protein gives MRIWDLHCHLSGVPGLTPEERLKALLVYADRMGIERLCVYMGMKWSQDPSPADLVQQNSEVLRALAKFQDRAFGFVYLSAKHPEESLAELERCVANGPMVGVKLWVAERCSVQAIDAIIRRAAELKAVIFQHTWFKTNGNYPGESTPDELVTLAKRFPEVPIICGHTGGNWEPGIRAIRAQTNLYADLAGSDPTAGITEMAVRELGASRVIYGSDCGGRSFASQLAKVHGAKISEADKQKIFCDNLRGLMLPILKAKGIQA, from the coding sequence ATGCGTATCTGGGATCTGCACTGTCATCTCTCCGGCGTCCCCGGCCTCACGCCAGAGGAACGCCTCAAGGCCCTCCTTGTTTATGCCGACCGCATGGGCATCGAGCGGCTGTGTGTTTACATGGGCATGAAATGGTCACAGGATCCGTCTCCAGCCGATCTGGTGCAGCAAAACAGCGAGGTGCTGCGTGCCTTGGCGAAGTTCCAGGATCGTGCGTTTGGCTTTGTCTATCTCAGCGCGAAGCATCCTGAAGAAAGTCTTGCTGAACTCGAACGCTGCGTGGCCAACGGCCCGATGGTGGGAGTGAAATTGTGGGTGGCGGAAAGATGCAGCGTGCAGGCCATCGACGCGATCATCCGGCGTGCGGCAGAGCTGAAGGCTGTTATCTTCCAGCACACCTGGTTCAAAACGAATGGCAACTACCCCGGTGAATCGACACCCGACGAACTCGTGACCCTGGCGAAGCGTTTTCCTGAGGTGCCGATCATCTGCGGCCACACCGGTGGCAACTGGGAGCCGGGCATCCGGGCGATTCGCGCTCAAACCAACCTGTATGCCGATCTCGCCGGCTCGGATCCCACCGCAGGCATCACCGAGATGGCCGTGCGCGAACTCGGCGCGTCACGCGTGATTTACGGCAGCGACTGCGGCGGGCGCAGCTTTGCCAGCCAGCTCGCGAAGGTTCACGGCGCAAAAATCAGCGAGGCCGACAAGCAGAAGATTTTCTGCGACAACCTGCGCGGTCTCATGCTGCCGATTTTGAAAGCGAAGGGCATCCAGGCGTGA
- a CDS encoding cyclic nucleotide-binding domain-containing protein, producing MATEHFQRGQVIFREGDKSQEAYFIVNGLVEITINTSHGVQSLAKIGPGEIFGEMGMIMDRPRSATATALENTTVETVAETEFEQQIIQRPDRLHVYLSTLFERIRKTDLLLTTSTNATVPLVPKAKPAKEPVFRVKLRSHYDETGLDLEPVEKTITKLPFRIGRSYFDTATSALARNDLSIEEPTPYQLSRNHCEIDFEHGHFILRDRGSKLGSWVNGDHIGVDAGCITSPLKVGENKIIFGNGDSPHRYSITIEELQ from the coding sequence ATGGCTACCGAACATTTTCAACGTGGACAGGTCATTTTCCGTGAAGGCGACAAGTCACAGGAGGCTTACTTCATCGTCAATGGACTCGTCGAAATCACCATCAACACCTCGCACGGTGTGCAATCCCTCGCCAAGATCGGGCCCGGTGAGATCTTCGGCGAGATGGGAATGATCATGGACCGCCCGCGTTCCGCCACCGCCACGGCGTTGGAGAACACCACGGTGGAAACCGTTGCCGAGACCGAATTCGAACAGCAGATCATTCAGCGGCCCGACCGCCTGCATGTGTATCTCTCCACCTTGTTCGAGCGCATCCGCAAGACCGACCTGCTGCTCACCACGAGCACCAACGCCACGGTGCCGCTGGTGCCCAAGGCCAAACCGGCCAAGGAACCGGTCTTCCGCGTGAAGCTCCGCTCGCACTATGACGAAACCGGCCTCGACCTCGAACCGGTGGAAAAGACCATCACCAAACTGCCCTTCCGCATCGGCCGGTCCTACTTTGACACCGCCACGTCAGCCCTCGCGCGCAACGACCTCTCCATCGAGGAACCCACGCCCTACCAGCTTTCCCGCAACCACTGCGAGATCGACTTCGAGCACGGTCACTTCATCCTGCGTGACCGCGGCAGCAAGCTCGGCTCCTGGGTGAACGGTGATCACATCGGCGTCGATGCCGGCTGCATCACCTCCCCGCTCAAAGTCGGCGAAAACAAGATCATCTTCGGCAACGGCGACAGCCCACACCGCTACTCGATCACGATTGAGGAACTGCAGTGA